The following coding sequences lie in one Saccopteryx bilineata isolate mSacBil1 chromosome X, mSacBil1_pri_phased_curated, whole genome shotgun sequence genomic window:
- the LOC136317431 gene encoding zinc finger X-chromosomal protein-like isoform X2: protein MDEDELELQPQHPNSFFDGIGTDVTHMDGDQIVVEVQETVFVSDVVDSDITVHNFVPDDPDSVVIQDVIEDIVIEDAQCSDILEEADISENVIIPEQVLYSDVTEDSLAHYTVPDDVLASDITSASMSMPEHVLTSESIHVSDIGHIEHVHGSVVEAEIVTDPPTTDVVSKEVLVTDGASEAVIDASGIPVDQHDDDKNNCEDYLMISLDDAGKIQQNGSLEMCTVSEISSCKVDGTCPEVIKVYIFKAEPGEENLGGTVDIVEGEPENDHGVELLDQNSSMRVPREKMVYMTTVSDSQQDEDLNVAEITDEVYMEVIVGDEDATVAAAAATAVHEQQIDDNEMKTFMPIAWAAAYAIIIGPDGHPLTVYPCTICGKKFKSRGFLKRHMKNHPEHLSKKKYHCTDCDYSTNKKINLHNHLENHKLPSKSEKTIECGECGKHFSHAGALFTHKMVHKEKGANKVHKCKFCEYETAEQGLLNRHLLAVHSKNFPHICVECGKGFRHPSELKKHMRIHTGEKPYQCQYCEYRSADSSNLKTHVKTKHSREVPFKCDICLLIFSNSKEVQQHALIHQESKTHQCLHCDHKSSNSSDLKRHVISVHTKDYPHKCDMCDKGFHRPSELKKHVAAHKGKKMHQCRHCDFKIADPFVLSRHILSVHTKDLPFRCKRCRKGFRQQNELKKHMKIHGGKKVYQCEYCEYSTTDASGFKRHVISIHTKDYPHCCEYCKKGFRRPSEKNQHIMRHHKEVGFP from the exons ATGGATGAAGATGAACTTGAATTGCAGCCACAACACCCAAACTCATTTTTTGATGGAATAG gaactGATGTTACCCACATGGATGGTGATCAAATTGTTGTGGAAGTTCAAGAAACTgtttttgtttcagatgttgtGGATTCAGATATAACTGTACATAACTTTGTTCCTGATGACCCAGATTCAGTTGTAATTCAAGATGTTATTGAGGATATTGTTATTGAGGATGCTCAGTGCTCAGATATCTTAGAAGAAGCAGATATATCTGAAAATGTCATCATTCCTGAGCAAGTGCTTTATTCAGATGTAACCGAAGATTCTTTAGCACATTACACAGTCCCAGATGATGTTTTAGCTTCCGACATTACTTCAGCCTCAATGTCTATGCCAGAACACGTCTTGACAAGTGAATCTATACATGTGTCTGACATTGGACATATTGAACACGTTCATGGTAGTGTAGTAGAAGCAGAAATTGTGACTGATCCTCCGACAACTGATGTAGTTTCAAAAGAAGTGTTGGTAACAGATGGTGCCTCTGAAGCTGTCATAGATGCCAGCGGGATCCCTGTGGACCAGCACGATGATGATAAAAACAACTGTGAGGACTACCTTATGATTTCCT tGGATGATGCTGGCAAAATACAACAGAATGGTTCCTTGGAAATGTGCACAGTGTCAGAAATTAGTTCTTGTAAAGTGGATGGCACTTGCCCTGAAGTTATTAAggtgtatatttttaaagctgaaCCTGGAGAGGAAAATTTAG GTGGCACTGTAGACATTGTGGAAGGTGAACCTGAGAATGATCATGGAGTTGAACTGCTTGATCAGAATAGCAGTATGCGTGTGCCAAGAGAAAAGATGGTTTATATGACGACTGTCAGTGACTCTCAACAAGATGAAGATTTAA ATGTTGCAGAAATCACTGATGAGGTTTATATGGAAGTGATTGTAGGagatgaggatgctactgttgcAGCAGCAGCTGCTACTGCTGTACATGAACAGCAGATTGAtgacaatgaaatgaaaaccttCATGCCTATAGCATGGGCAGCAGCTTATG CAATAATAATTGGCCCTGATGGACATCccctgactgtctatccctgcaCGATTTGTGGGAAAAAGTTTAAGTCCAGAGGCTTTTTGAAAAGGCACATGAAAAACCATCCTGAACACCTTTCCAAAAAGAAGTACCACTGTACTGACTGTGATTATAGTACCAACAAGAAGATCAATTTACACAACCACTTGGAGAACCACAAGCTGCCCAGCAAGTCAGAGAAGACCATCGAATGTGGTGAATGTGGGAAGCATTTCTCTCATGCTGGGGCTTTATTTACTCACAAAATGGTGCATAAGGAAAAAGGAGCCAATAAAGTGCACAAGTGTAAATTTTGTGAATATGAAACAGCTGAACAAGGGTTATTGAATCGTCACCTTTTGGCAGTTCACAGCAAGAACTTTCCTCATATTTGTGTGGAATGCGGTAAAGGTTTTCGTCACCCGTCAGAGCTCAAAAAACACATGCGAATCCATACTGGGGAGAAACCGTACCAATGCCAGTACTGTGAATATAGGTCTGCAGACTCTTCTAACTTGAAAACGCATGTTAAAACCAAGCATAGTAGAGAGGTGCCATTCAAGTGTGACATCTGTCTTCTGATTTTCTCCAATTCCAAAGAGGTGCAGCAACATGCTCTTATCCACCAAGAAAGCAAAACACACCAGTGTTTGCATTGTGACCACAAAAGTTCAAATTCAAGTGATTTGAAACGACATGTAATTTCAGTTCATACTAAAGACTACCCCCATAAGTGTGACATGTGTGATAAAGGCTTCCACAGGCCTTCAGAACTCAAGAAACATGTGGCTGCCCACAAGGGCAAAAAAATGCACCAGTGTAGACATTGTGACTTTAAGATTGCAGATCCATTTGTTCTAAGTCGTCACATTCTCTCTGTTCACACAAAAGATCTTCCATTTAGATGTAAGAGATGTAGAAAGGGATTTAGGCAACAGAATGAGCTTAAAAAGCATATGAAGATACATGGTGGCAAGAAAGTATATCAGTGTGAGTACTGCGAGTATAGCACTACAGATGCCTCAGGCTTTAAACGGCATGTTATTTCCATTCATACAAAGGACTACCCTCACTGTTGTGAGTACTGCAAGAAAGGGTTCCGAAGACCTTCAGAAAAGAACCAGCACATAATGCGGCATCATAAAGAAGTGGGCTTCCCCTAA
- the LOC136317431 gene encoding zinc finger X-chromosomal protein-like isoform X1 produces the protein MDEDELELQPQHPNSFFDGIGTDVTHMDGDQIVVEVQETVFVSDVVDSDITVHNFVPDDPDSVVIQDVIEDIVIEDAQCSDILEEADISENVIIPEQVLYSDVTEDSLAHYTVPDDVLASDITSASMSMPEHVLTSESIHVSDIGHIEHVHGSVVEAEIVTDPPTTDVVSKEVLVTDGASEAVIDASGIPVDQHDDDKNNCEDYLMISLDDAGKIQQNGSLEMCTVSEISSCKVDGTCPEVIKVYIFKAEPGEENLGGTVDIVEGEPENDHGVELLDQNSSMRVPREKMVYMTTVSDSQQDEDLNVAEITDEVYMEVIVGDEDATVAAAAATAVHEQQIDDNEMKTFMPIAWAAAYGDNSDGIENQNGTTSALLHIDESAGLSRLAKQKPKKRRRSDSRQYQTAIIIGPDGHPLTVYPCTICGKKFKSRGFLKRHMKNHPEHLSKKKYHCTDCDYSTNKKINLHNHLENHKLPSKSEKTIECGECGKHFSHAGALFTHKMVHKEKGANKVHKCKFCEYETAEQGLLNRHLLAVHSKNFPHICVECGKGFRHPSELKKHMRIHTGEKPYQCQYCEYRSADSSNLKTHVKTKHSREVPFKCDICLLIFSNSKEVQQHALIHQESKTHQCLHCDHKSSNSSDLKRHVISVHTKDYPHKCDMCDKGFHRPSELKKHVAAHKGKKMHQCRHCDFKIADPFVLSRHILSVHTKDLPFRCKRCRKGFRQQNELKKHMKIHGGKKVYQCEYCEYSTTDASGFKRHVISIHTKDYPHCCEYCKKGFRRPSEKNQHIMRHHKEVGFP, from the exons ATGGATGAAGATGAACTTGAATTGCAGCCACAACACCCAAACTCATTTTTTGATGGAATAG gaactGATGTTACCCACATGGATGGTGATCAAATTGTTGTGGAAGTTCAAGAAACTgtttttgtttcagatgttgtGGATTCAGATATAACTGTACATAACTTTGTTCCTGATGACCCAGATTCAGTTGTAATTCAAGATGTTATTGAGGATATTGTTATTGAGGATGCTCAGTGCTCAGATATCTTAGAAGAAGCAGATATATCTGAAAATGTCATCATTCCTGAGCAAGTGCTTTATTCAGATGTAACCGAAGATTCTTTAGCACATTACACAGTCCCAGATGATGTTTTAGCTTCCGACATTACTTCAGCCTCAATGTCTATGCCAGAACACGTCTTGACAAGTGAATCTATACATGTGTCTGACATTGGACATATTGAACACGTTCATGGTAGTGTAGTAGAAGCAGAAATTGTGACTGATCCTCCGACAACTGATGTAGTTTCAAAAGAAGTGTTGGTAACAGATGGTGCCTCTGAAGCTGTCATAGATGCCAGCGGGATCCCTGTGGACCAGCACGATGATGATAAAAACAACTGTGAGGACTACCTTATGATTTCCT tGGATGATGCTGGCAAAATACAACAGAATGGTTCCTTGGAAATGTGCACAGTGTCAGAAATTAGTTCTTGTAAAGTGGATGGCACTTGCCCTGAAGTTATTAAggtgtatatttttaaagctgaaCCTGGAGAGGAAAATTTAG GTGGCACTGTAGACATTGTGGAAGGTGAACCTGAGAATGATCATGGAGTTGAACTGCTTGATCAGAATAGCAGTATGCGTGTGCCAAGAGAAAAGATGGTTTATATGACGACTGTCAGTGACTCTCAACAAGATGAAGATTTAA ATGTTGCAGAAATCACTGATGAGGTTTATATGGAAGTGATTGTAGGagatgaggatgctactgttgcAGCAGCAGCTGCTACTGCTGTACATGAACAGCAGATTGAtgacaatgaaatgaaaaccttCATGCCTATAGCATGGGCAGCAGCTTATG GTGATAATTCTGATGGAATTGAAAACCAGAATGGCACAACAAGTGCTCTCTTGCACATAGATGAGTCTGCTGGACTCAGCAGACTGGctaaacaaaaaccaaagaaaaggagaagatctGATTCCAGGCAGTACCAAACAG CAATAATAATTGGCCCTGATGGACATCccctgactgtctatccctgcaCGATTTGTGGGAAAAAGTTTAAGTCCAGAGGCTTTTTGAAAAGGCACATGAAAAACCATCCTGAACACCTTTCCAAAAAGAAGTACCACTGTACTGACTGTGATTATAGTACCAACAAGAAGATCAATTTACACAACCACTTGGAGAACCACAAGCTGCCCAGCAAGTCAGAGAAGACCATCGAATGTGGTGAATGTGGGAAGCATTTCTCTCATGCTGGGGCTTTATTTACTCACAAAATGGTGCATAAGGAAAAAGGAGCCAATAAAGTGCACAAGTGTAAATTTTGTGAATATGAAACAGCTGAACAAGGGTTATTGAATCGTCACCTTTTGGCAGTTCACAGCAAGAACTTTCCTCATATTTGTGTGGAATGCGGTAAAGGTTTTCGTCACCCGTCAGAGCTCAAAAAACACATGCGAATCCATACTGGGGAGAAACCGTACCAATGCCAGTACTGTGAATATAGGTCTGCAGACTCTTCTAACTTGAAAACGCATGTTAAAACCAAGCATAGTAGAGAGGTGCCATTCAAGTGTGACATCTGTCTTCTGATTTTCTCCAATTCCAAAGAGGTGCAGCAACATGCTCTTATCCACCAAGAAAGCAAAACACACCAGTGTTTGCATTGTGACCACAAAAGTTCAAATTCAAGTGATTTGAAACGACATGTAATTTCAGTTCATACTAAAGACTACCCCCATAAGTGTGACATGTGTGATAAAGGCTTCCACAGGCCTTCAGAACTCAAGAAACATGTGGCTGCCCACAAGGGCAAAAAAATGCACCAGTGTAGACATTGTGACTTTAAGATTGCAGATCCATTTGTTCTAAGTCGTCACATTCTCTCTGTTCACACAAAAGATCTTCCATTTAGATGTAAGAGATGTAGAAAGGGATTTAGGCAACAGAATGAGCTTAAAAAGCATATGAAGATACATGGTGGCAAGAAAGTATATCAGTGTGAGTACTGCGAGTATAGCACTACAGATGCCTCAGGCTTTAAACGGCATGTTATTTCCATTCATACAAAGGACTACCCTCACTGTTGTGAGTACTGCAAGAAAGGGTTCCGAAGACCTTCAGAAAAGAACCAGCACATAATGCGGCATCATAAAGAAGTGGGCTTCCCCTAA
- the LOC136317431 gene encoding zinc finger X-chromosomal protein-like isoform X3, with product MDGDQIVVEVQETVFVSDVVDSDITVHNFVPDDPDSVVIQDVIEDIVIEDAQCSDILEEADISENVIIPEQVLYSDVTEDSLAHYTVPDDVLASDITSASMSMPEHVLTSESIHVSDIGHIEHVHGSVVEAEIVTDPPTTDVVSKEVLVTDGASEAVIDASGIPVDQHDDDKNNCEDYLMISLDDAGKIQQNGSLEMCTVSEISSCKVDGTCPEVIKVYIFKAEPGEENLGGTVDIVEGEPENDHGVELLDQNSSMRVPREKMVYMTTVSDSQQDEDLNVAEITDEVYMEVIVGDEDATVAAAAATAVHEQQIDDNEMKTFMPIAWAAAYGDNSDGIENQNGTTSALLHIDESAGLSRLAKQKPKKRRRSDSRQYQTAIIIGPDGHPLTVYPCTICGKKFKSRGFLKRHMKNHPEHLSKKKYHCTDCDYSTNKKINLHNHLENHKLPSKSEKTIECGECGKHFSHAGALFTHKMVHKEKGANKVHKCKFCEYETAEQGLLNRHLLAVHSKNFPHICVECGKGFRHPSELKKHMRIHTGEKPYQCQYCEYRSADSSNLKTHVKTKHSREVPFKCDICLLIFSNSKEVQQHALIHQESKTHQCLHCDHKSSNSSDLKRHVISVHTKDYPHKCDMCDKGFHRPSELKKHVAAHKGKKMHQCRHCDFKIADPFVLSRHILSVHTKDLPFRCKRCRKGFRQQNELKKHMKIHGGKKVYQCEYCEYSTTDASGFKRHVISIHTKDYPHCCEYCKKGFRRPSEKNQHIMRHHKEVGFP from the exons ATGGATGGTGATCAAATTGTTGTGGAAGTTCAAGAAACTgtttttgtttcagatgttgtGGATTCAGATATAACTGTACATAACTTTGTTCCTGATGACCCAGATTCAGTTGTAATTCAAGATGTTATTGAGGATATTGTTATTGAGGATGCTCAGTGCTCAGATATCTTAGAAGAAGCAGATATATCTGAAAATGTCATCATTCCTGAGCAAGTGCTTTATTCAGATGTAACCGAAGATTCTTTAGCACATTACACAGTCCCAGATGATGTTTTAGCTTCCGACATTACTTCAGCCTCAATGTCTATGCCAGAACACGTCTTGACAAGTGAATCTATACATGTGTCTGACATTGGACATATTGAACACGTTCATGGTAGTGTAGTAGAAGCAGAAATTGTGACTGATCCTCCGACAACTGATGTAGTTTCAAAAGAAGTGTTGGTAACAGATGGTGCCTCTGAAGCTGTCATAGATGCCAGCGGGATCCCTGTGGACCAGCACGATGATGATAAAAACAACTGTGAGGACTACCTTATGATTTCCT tGGATGATGCTGGCAAAATACAACAGAATGGTTCCTTGGAAATGTGCACAGTGTCAGAAATTAGTTCTTGTAAAGTGGATGGCACTTGCCCTGAAGTTATTAAggtgtatatttttaaagctgaaCCTGGAGAGGAAAATTTAG GTGGCACTGTAGACATTGTGGAAGGTGAACCTGAGAATGATCATGGAGTTGAACTGCTTGATCAGAATAGCAGTATGCGTGTGCCAAGAGAAAAGATGGTTTATATGACGACTGTCAGTGACTCTCAACAAGATGAAGATTTAA ATGTTGCAGAAATCACTGATGAGGTTTATATGGAAGTGATTGTAGGagatgaggatgctactgttgcAGCAGCAGCTGCTACTGCTGTACATGAACAGCAGATTGAtgacaatgaaatgaaaaccttCATGCCTATAGCATGGGCAGCAGCTTATG GTGATAATTCTGATGGAATTGAAAACCAGAATGGCACAACAAGTGCTCTCTTGCACATAGATGAGTCTGCTGGACTCAGCAGACTGGctaaacaaaaaccaaagaaaaggagaagatctGATTCCAGGCAGTACCAAACAG CAATAATAATTGGCCCTGATGGACATCccctgactgtctatccctgcaCGATTTGTGGGAAAAAGTTTAAGTCCAGAGGCTTTTTGAAAAGGCACATGAAAAACCATCCTGAACACCTTTCCAAAAAGAAGTACCACTGTACTGACTGTGATTATAGTACCAACAAGAAGATCAATTTACACAACCACTTGGAGAACCACAAGCTGCCCAGCAAGTCAGAGAAGACCATCGAATGTGGTGAATGTGGGAAGCATTTCTCTCATGCTGGGGCTTTATTTACTCACAAAATGGTGCATAAGGAAAAAGGAGCCAATAAAGTGCACAAGTGTAAATTTTGTGAATATGAAACAGCTGAACAAGGGTTATTGAATCGTCACCTTTTGGCAGTTCACAGCAAGAACTTTCCTCATATTTGTGTGGAATGCGGTAAAGGTTTTCGTCACCCGTCAGAGCTCAAAAAACACATGCGAATCCATACTGGGGAGAAACCGTACCAATGCCAGTACTGTGAATATAGGTCTGCAGACTCTTCTAACTTGAAAACGCATGTTAAAACCAAGCATAGTAGAGAGGTGCCATTCAAGTGTGACATCTGTCTTCTGATTTTCTCCAATTCCAAAGAGGTGCAGCAACATGCTCTTATCCACCAAGAAAGCAAAACACACCAGTGTTTGCATTGTGACCACAAAAGTTCAAATTCAAGTGATTTGAAACGACATGTAATTTCAGTTCATACTAAAGACTACCCCCATAAGTGTGACATGTGTGATAAAGGCTTCCACAGGCCTTCAGAACTCAAGAAACATGTGGCTGCCCACAAGGGCAAAAAAATGCACCAGTGTAGACATTGTGACTTTAAGATTGCAGATCCATTTGTTCTAAGTCGTCACATTCTCTCTGTTCACACAAAAGATCTTCCATTTAGATGTAAGAGATGTAGAAAGGGATTTAGGCAACAGAATGAGCTTAAAAAGCATATGAAGATACATGGTGGCAAGAAAGTATATCAGTGTGAGTACTGCGAGTATAGCACTACAGATGCCTCAGGCTTTAAACGGCATGTTATTTCCATTCATACAAAGGACTACCCTCACTGTTGTGAGTACTGCAAGAAAGGGTTCCGAAGACCTTCAGAAAAGAACCAGCACATAATGCGGCATCATAAAGAAGTGGGCTTCCCCTAA